The genomic stretch CCGCTTTGGTAGCCGATCATCAGCGGTCATATTTATCACAtccccaaatatatatatatatatatatatatatatatatatatatatatatatatatatatatatatatatatatatatatatatatatatatatatatatatatatagagagagagagagagagagagtcgggatccggtgagaactcctaaatatttgaggattgagtaacgaatgaaatatcacaccatatacaaaacaatatcacggggaaaattaacaaacaaaaccacCTAAAACTCCCAAAATTAGTCaatagtttctctctctaaatatCCAAAATCAATCTAAAACATTTCAAACAAAAATATATCACAATCCTCTCAAAAATCTCACTGAAAAACTGCGAAAACCTAAAAATTCAAACTTGATTTCAACTGTATTTCAACATCCTAGATTTATTCATTCATTAGATTGAATACTCTCACTATAATTCGCGCAAAAATAGTTGAGGTATATTTTTTTCTCGTTTTCTTTCATTTTTGCGATTTTATTTCAACTTATGTAGTGTTAAATTGATTTTACATGTTAATTTTGTTCGAAATTATTATATGTATGTTGAATTACATGAATTTAATaggattaaattaaaaaaattgaaCTAATCGTCAAGTTATTTAGTGTACTTTCATGTTCTTGCTGTAACTTTCTAAATATCTtacttataaatgattttaaacgTTTTTCGTTCATAATTCGACACATTGAATCAATTATTATCACCAATTGAAGTTGTAGTTATTTATAAGATGTCTTTTTTGTTTTAATCGCTAAAATTGGGGTTTAATATTGATCgattgtgaaaattagggttcaatattgcTTAATTGTGAAGGGTTTCATATCGTTTTAATcacgaaaattagggtttaacattgtttaattgtgcaaaattacagtttcatatgatagaattgaagTAATCATTTGTGTTCAGTAAAATGAGTAATGTCGAATTACACGTTGGCTATGATAATGAAAAACGTGTGATACTGTTGTTTATATGATGTGATACTGAATGTAGAGATTACTGATAATTTATTTTCATACATTTTGGCAGGTTGACTACATAATTAAGTTGTAAAATGTCATCAAGGCACTAAAATGCTATAGTATGGTGTTTTCGCTGTGAAATGTCTCTGATTTGTAGTAAAATAATGTAAAATGTTGTTGTAAGTGTTGTAATATGGTGTGTTTTTTATATTTGTTGTATTTTCTTTTGTCTGAAAGATGATACTAAGATGATGTTTTGTactttgttttcctttttttgcagatttcttcACTTTTGGAGGTTACTTAAGAGTATGTGTGCATGTTGGCGAAGTCTAATAGTGCATGATCAACTAAACAAATCatgtttttttattcatttctcttataaagacAAATTCTTTATTCTTAGATATCGTTTCAAGCGATTATAAATTTgtatttttttccatttttgagttggaatgtaaaatAATGGTAACAATATTATAGTTATATCAGGATTTGCCTTTTTTTAtgttattaaatagaaaataaatggTTTCTAAAGTATTTCATTtttttggtaaacaatatcacacgtttgttttaacaatatcacactattagTTTAACAATACCACACTATAAGCTTAAAAATATCAAAAgatgtggtaaacaatatcacactactggcttaacaatatcacaagatgtgctaaacaatatcataaaacaatatcacccttattgtctttcaaaaaaaaaaaaaatatcaaatgatATAGTAAATAATATCAAGTTATTGCGctaataatatcacactatgcTATTAACACTATCATATATCTATCTTTATTTGCTAGTTTCCAAACAGTTATAAGAAATAATATATATCTTCATAAGTATCACGTCATATTGTTCTTGAAGCATTACCGAACAATATCAAACTTCACGCACGACAGTATCACACTTTAGCCAAAACTATATCACATTCACAAGGAATCTTTTTGctattgagaaacaatatcacagcatatAAGATGAAATATCATTGCTgattctaaacaatatcacaaaattaCAACTGCAATGTTAATTTATAACGACTACAGCAGATTACTATCCTTCCAAAATTACATCAATCAGTGCATATTCAATTAAAGTTCATTAACACAGTCCGAGTACAGATTAGTTCCTTTCTCTTCCTCTACCTTTACCAATTTATTTTTAATATCCATTTTGGCATCTTTTTTCAGCACAATCTTCAACTTCTTGCTTGACGTTTGTTCAACCTCATCTTGTTTTAAACACCAGTACAACCATTTCATACAACCATTTCATGACCATGACTTAATTTAATGCAGCCACCTGACTATCTACTCAACTTTCCGGAACTCAATTACATCAAACCATTAGAACGACACCAATGAAGAATATCATGAGACTTCATATCCCCTTGGAAAGTAACACTGATTCTTACCTTCATTTATGACTTGGTTTTATCAATTAGCTTCTCTGGATGTATCATGAGACTTCATATCCCCTTCAAAGTGGATCTGCCATTCCCAGTAAGGAAACATGTGAGAGATATACAAGGATCCAAAGGAAAGCTCATCAAGAGCAATGAACCATACTGTGTTGTGGCGTCTACTTCTACTTCATCGATGATCCATCTCAaagaaagaaaaggtggccaacaCATTTACTCCGCATGATTCTTCACCTTTAAGCCGCTTAAACAACCTGATTTACGCAACCAACAATTTAGTGGGACAAAGTCCAACTTATTGTACCTATTGAAGGAAGTGGATTAATCAAAACTCGAATCCACCAATGAATTAAGAGCACTCACATAAAATATAAGCAAGGCCACAACTGAAATTAGACAAATCCGATCTAATTTTTTTCAATACTTGATGAAAACAATGGAATCAGAAGAACCAACAACAATATTTTAAAATTTATGTTGTTCTTGCTGCTCAACAAGATGAAATGGTGATGGTCAAACAAAATACCGCAACTCAATAAACAAGTAGAATGTAAATCAGAAACATATGATGACAACTCAACATCAAATCTATACCAAAACCAAACATACACCAAACTTGGAGACTCATTTGGCAGGTAAATTAAGCCTTAAGCCCAAAGCTTCTTAGGCCAATTTGGACCAAGTCATATCTCTGTCCAATAGGCCGCTCAAAGCTAAACAACTTTCACGATCTGACAAAAAATAGCACAAAAAAATACAATGTAAACAAACAAGTAGTAATTGATTTCTGACAATCAAAGTAACAGGGATgtaataaaacaatatcacacagtctgctaaacaatatcatatagtctactaaacaatatcacatagtctactaaacaatatcacactggaTACTTTAGCAGCAAATACGTGATATTTATAAGATGTCAAACAATGTAGAACCTAAATCGGCGAAATGTATACTACTACTAGCTAACAGTAAAGAGTAACAATGTACAACAAATGTAAATCAATATGACgcaaatttaaaaaatttaaaacaaGATACTACACATATAAATTAGGTTTACATGACAACAAAACTCGAACAAAGTGAAATAATTTAAAATCGCAATCAAATAACAAGACTATGAATCAATCTCATCAAAATTATAAATCGAGAACAAAAAGTTCATAACAACAGGTGAGTTGAACATAGATCAAGAAAAATTACTGAATATATAACAAATTCGTAACTTGCTCGAATTAAATTAACCTAGATATATGAGAATGAAGACAAATAAATCATATGAAATCCTCACAAATTAAATCTAATTTAGGAAAAAGAGATACAAAGCATTGAAATCACAATAAGTAGCTACAAAATCATAACAAACGCAGTAAGATGACTAGTAATTGCAAATATATGTAGCGAAACAACAATCAcatgaaaataaaactgaaattaaaaactAAAGATAAAGTAGATGTACCTGACATCGCGATTTCGATTGAAAGAGATGGTCGTTGATAAGAAATAGAATAATGACAAATGATTGAGCTGAGATTGAATTCGAACCAAAAAAATCACGAAAACAGGAAAATTAGGGATTGCGTCGTAGAAGATAGAAGATAGAGAGAGAAAGGCTTTGAGTGAGAATGAATGAATTAGGTTTGTTTCGATGGAATAAGTAGTATATATGTGCGCCTGTAAAATTATCATATTACCCCAATTTATCCGAACTAAATCATGGACGTTGGATCTCTTAGATCTGACAGctagtattaatcctcaatcctcaaatatatgagtcatactcacatgatcccattcctatatatatatatatatatatatatatatatatatatatatatatatatatatatatatatatatatatatatatagaagagttCTCATAAGTCCCTTCcatcttatgagtccctaagtctttataaggACCATAGGATAAAGAGGATGGAAGGTTAAGATTTCATCTCAATGGAAGGTCACAAATTGATCTCATCTAATTACCTCCCTGACTCAATTAATCTCCCTTCTTAATCCTCATTCTCATAACCTCCTCTCATCCATTTCATTCACTCACCCTCTTTAATCAGTCACTCACCCTCTCCTCATTCATTCTCTCAACAAATAAAAacccaaacaaataaaaacaaaaaccaaacaaattaaaAAAACCTAAAACCAAAACCACAAAAGCACCACACGCCGCCACCCCTCTCACAAACCCCGACCTGCTGCCGACACTGCCACAGTCACCACCAACGCCCAAGCAGCCACGACATCTCGCCATTTCCTCCATCTACCACGACACCACCACAGAACCCTACTACCCCGCCCAACACAAtttttctcctcctcctcctcacccaTGGCTCAACCGGCCACCCTCCTTCCTCATCCCGACACCATCCCGTCACCGTCTCCCTTTTCCTCCTTCCTTCTCGGCTCCTCCAACACCATCATCACCAAACAACCCCACAGCCCTCGCCGGCCTCCCTCCTTcttctcctttttttcttttttttttagatctGGGGCGGAGGGTGACGGTTGTGGGTCACTGGTGGTTTTTTGGGCGACGGTTGTGCTGGTTGTCGGCCACCGTTCTCTCTTtttcaggtttttttttttttataatttgtgGTTGAGTGTGCTGATTGTGCTGATTTTCATGTTTTTAATTTGTGGTTgggtgtttgtttgttttttttaaattcctaaaagttacataaaattatattaaaatcaacaaatctaGACCGTTCTCTCTTTTTCagttttcacgtttttttttttttgtttttttgttttttttatcctTTATGTTTTTAGTTTCTAGtcttaaattttgaattttgttattttcaaatctttttaaATTTTGGTTTTTtagatttgttgattttaatttttcagatttcttgattttaatttttatatctatttggttttgttttttttttagatttgtgaaattacatttttttctaagGTCTATTTGTTTGTTAACTTTAATGTTCATTATGCCTTCAATGACATTATGTACAACTTCAATGGTTATATGTGAAATAACAATCTcctcttgttattgttatttggtttatttttttgttatttggtttttttcttAGATATTCGGGTTTTTTTCTTAGATATTCAATGGTTATATGTGAAATAACAATCtcctcttgtttttttttttgggaaaatgtaagcttCTCATTAAAGATCATAAATCTCCAAATAGATACAATTAGAAGGCATAGTGATACTAACTTCCTTCATGACTTCACAAATGCATCTAACCAATTCTTAACATTAACCGACTGACACTTATACTGAAATTTTTTAACTCTATTACAAACATCAACCTGAACAAATTTAACAAGCTGTTCTGGACGTAAGACAGCCTGATCCACCTTGCACTTGTTCCTAGCCATCCACAAATGATAAATCAACCCTGCCAAGATAACCCCAACAATTTTCTTCTTACTGAGACTCCTGTAGCGTTTATTGCACCACCATCTAATGCACTCTTCATCTGGTAACATCTCAGCACACCAATCAGAAACCATTCTACAacatctcctattgtactcacaTTTGAAGAATAAATGAGTATGATTTTCCTGCTGCAGTCCACATAAGTAGCACAAATTAGACTGAATAATCTGCATGTTCATCAATCTATCTTGAGTAAGAAGTCTGTTATGACCCATTAACCAACTGATAAACCCATGTTTGAGAACTACCCAAGTATTAAGAATCCAGGGGTACCACTCACAAACAGCATCCTGAGCTTGTAACCATTTATAACCCAAAGCAGTAGAGTAAGGTGCAGTCACTCCTGAACTAGGCATTAAAATCTCCTTGAAGATAGATTTAATTTGACAAATCTTTCTCCATGCCCAGCTCGAGTTAGAAGTTGGTTTATAATCCTTCCAAGTCCTGTCCTTTATATAAATTGCGTGCACCCACTTCACCCACAGGTGATCAGCTTTAGTCTCATTCCACCATACATACTTTGCAACAGCTGCCATATTCCAAATCATCAAGTTATGCAACCCACACCCTCCTTGTCTCTTAGGCCTACACACACGGTCCCAAGCTACTAAGGCTGGGCTAGCACTGTCTTTTTGCCCATGCCAGAGGTACTCTCTACAAATGGAGTCAATCTTTTTCAGAATAGTTTTGGGGAGAATGAAAATACGAGCCCAGTAGTTATGAAGATTACTAAGGACAGCCCTAATCAGAACTAACCTGCCATCATACGAAAGATGTTTAGCCCCCAGACCTCATATCCTATCCACAACATTATCAACCAATCTAGTACAATCCAGTACAGATAACCTCTTTGGTGAAACAGTCAACCCCAGATACTTAAAGGGAACAGCACCCAGTTTCATGCCAGTAGCCCTTCCTATCTCATTCACCAACTAGTCATCCATACCATTGTAATAATAATTGGATTTCCCCTTATTCATTTTTAATCCAGAAGCCTTGGAGAAGAAATTAAAAGCTTGCAGCAACAACTCAATAGACACCCTTTCTCCTTTACAAACAAAATCAAATCATCTGCAAAACATAAGTGTGAAAGCTCAATTCTTTTGCAAAGAGGGTGAAACCTGAACTTTGAATGCCTCTGGGTACCATCAAAGTTCTACTCAAATATTCTAGGCACAAGGTAAAAATCAGGGGGGATAAGGGGTCTCCCTGCCTCAGTCCACGCTTGCCTGGGAAAAAACCAAACACCTCCCCATTTAAAGCAATAGAGAATGAGGGGGTAGTGATGCAATTCATAAGCAAAGTTATCATGTGCTGAGAGAAATTAAGTGCTCTCAACATTTCCTCCACAAAAACCCACTCAATACTAACATACGCCTTTTGGAGATCTAACTTCATTAGCATTCTGGGTGAGCAACTTTTTCTCTTGTATAACCTGATGAGGTCCTGGCATATGAGTATATTTCCCACAATATCTCTCCCCTGAACACTCTGGGAAGGATTGATAATATCTGGGAGCACTCTACTCAGTCTGTTACAAATCACTTTAGAAACACACTTATAAATAGTATTACAGCAGGCTATGGGTCTAAACTATAATACAGTCTCAGGGATCTCCACTTTGGGCACAAGGGTAAGAATAGTATTATTAGATTGCCTAAGGAGTTGCCTTGACTGGAAAACATTCTGAACTGCTACTATAACCTCCTGTCCCACAATGGGCCAACAGTCTTTGAAGACTGACTGCTGTACCCATCTGGACCAGGGGCCTTAGTCCCTGGAATAGAGAAAATAGCTCTCCTAATCTCCTCCCCAGTTACAGGTTCCATCAAAACCTCACAGTGATGCATTATAAGGCATACCCCTGACTGGACAATCTTCTTATTCACATGGGAAACTGGCATGGAGGTGCCCAAAAGAGAGACATAATACTCCTCAAGCCTGTTTAATCTCCTCACTTTTAGAGCACATCCTGCCCCACATGTCATTCACCTGGAACACTTTATTTTTCCTCCTTCTCTTTTTTATACTAGCATGAAAGAAAGCTGAGTTTTCATCACCATCCAAAGCCTAATAAATCTTAGCTTTCTGTTGTAAGTATTCAGTTCTAGCCTGTTGCAGTAATCTGACCTCCTTGGCACATTCACTCTCAGCCTGGCGTACCCTCACATTGAGCGGATCATCTCTGAGCAAGGTTTGATAGTGCTCCAAGGACAGCTCAGCAACACGAGTAAGGTTCTCAATGTCACTAAACTGTTCTTTCTTCAGTGCCCTCAAATCTTTTTTCAACCTCTTGAGTTTTGTCACCACTTTAAACATGTCAGTACCCCTGACTTCAGGTCCCCAACTTTGTTGCACAGTTTCCAGGAAATCAGGTGCCCTTgcccacatattgaagtatttaaaAGGAAGATTCCTATTATGAAAGGTCTCCTTTATATTAATCAGGCATGGACAGTTATCAAACAACCCTTCAGGAAGGAAGTTTGCATAGCTGCCAGAAAAAAAATTCAACCAATCTTCATTAATGAACACCCTATCAATCCTGTTATACACCTTAGCCCCAGCTTCATGTTTGTTTGTCCAAGTAAAGAAGGATCCACACCCCTTAAGCTCATACAAATCACAATCCTGCACCAACTGTTTAAGGGGTCTGGTGTCAGCCAAAGTAACTGGTTCCCCCTCCAATTCTTTCATCAGTTGCCATCAAAGCATTAAAATCCCCACAAGTAATCCAGGGCCCCCTAATGCTCTGATGATACTTCCTAAGCCTGTGtcatagactttccctctcagcAGGTTTATTCAGTCCATAAATCATGGTTAGTCAAAAAGAGATATTCCTTCCCCTATCAAGTATCTGGGCATGGATACATTGATCAGTAATCTCCTGAATAGACACCATAAACATACCAGGATCCCATATCAGCCAAACTCTACCACCTTTGTGACAGCTAGAATTAGTGCACACAGACCAGTCCTCACATAGGCTACTCCTAACTTTATTCCAATTTAAAGACTTAACCTTAGTTTCTAATAAACCAAATAACCCTACTTTATTGTGGTTGAGAAACCATTTTATTTCATTCTGCTTGCTAGTCTTATTCATACCTCGGACATTCCAAAAACCCAAGCTGCCCATTATCAGTATGATGATGACTAGATTCACCTTTTTCAGACAAGACTCTTTCAATCAACCCTGCTTTAGACGTTTGAAGAGAAAGAGTAAGGGACTTCATAAAAGATAACCCCCCAAGAGTAAACATCCTCCTTTCACCATTGTCTCCCCTCATCAACCTAGTCAACATTTTCCTGGGCATAGATGGCTCAGTGACAGGACCCTTAGACAGCACCACAGGAGGAGCCCTCTGAACCACAAGAGTAACCACTGGAGTGGTGACACTTGGTGCCACAGTCTTAAGTGGAGTAATTTTCTGTGGACAAGTCTGGTTCTTCTGAGGCTGAGAAACCTTACTCTTTTTGGCCCCCACCTGAGGCTGTTTCTGCTGAGTAGATGCCTTAGGTTTCCATACCGTGCGAGTTCCAGCAGCCACTTCCCCCTTCCTGCAAATATCAGCTGTATGTCCTATTCCATGACAAACAGTGCAGGTGGTGGGAAGCCAGTCATAAACCAGCCTAGCTGTCTGAACCCTACCCACTTCATCAATAAAGGACAATTCAGAGGGAAACTGTTGACCAATTTGTACTTCAATCATAACCCTAGCATACCCCAAAAAAGCCCTGGTAGCAGTAGCATCATCACACTTAACAAATTGTCCCACAGCTCCACTCAACTTCTTCAAACAGTCAATACCCCAAAACTTTAAATCTAAGCCATAAATTTTCATCCATATTGGAACCCTAGATACATCATGTTTAAGCAGTTCTGCATCAGGGGTCCATTCCTTAATTATAACAGGCTTATTGTCAAAGATGAGGTGACCATTCTTCAGTACAGCTTGTTGTTGTTCTTTTGTCTTAAATCGAACTAAGAAAATCCCATTAGGAAGGAAAGAAACCCTATCTACCCCATTAGACTGCCACACCCTCTTAACAAAACCACTTATGACATTACTCGGTGGATTCGCTCCAAGTATATAGCAGTATACAGAAGTAGACCAGAACTTTACCTCAGCCGCAACATCCTCCTTTGTGATACGAAGCAACGGCGGTGAAGACGTTCTCGGTTCATCCTGTTCTGGAATTTCTAGCTCCAATTCATCAAGTTCAACAATTGATTCTAAATCCCCTTCAAACTCAGCAGACGAAAATCGGATATGGCGCGCTGTTGATTTCCCTTTACCTTTCGAAAGATTAATACCatcatttttttgtgattttcttCCTGTATTAAGTGAAGGATTattattgtgtttgttttttgATCGAGCCATTGCATCTAATCAAAACAATTACTGTAAGAAAATTAGGGCTTCTCTAACATTCTCTCTCATCCCTCTAAATCAAAATTCTCCtttaattattgtgatttttttcCCTCctcttgtttttgttattatggattACGTTATTTTcgattcttttttcattttttatttggtttttataaaagttatactatttacgactaaagttatacacttaaaatattaaagttatactattaacgactaaagttatacccttaaaacattaaagttatactatttacgactaaagttatacccttcaaacattaaagttatacaatatataatattttgttgtgtgttgttatttacttattttatatttttttatttcaaatatgTCTTATATTACATTTTGATATGTGTAACTTTGCTATCATCTTCTTATGTGTTGGTTCAAATATGAATTTATATTCCTAAAGTtacataatttaatttattttggactagagttatacacgattttggactaaagttatacgcttttggactaaagttatacgatttggactaaagttatacaaaaaattggactaaagttacataaaactatataaattccaactaatttatcaaaaatgactaaaagttatacaaaaaaaaactaaagttatacaaaaatggacttaagttatacaaatatggactaaagttatacaaaaacagactaa from Silene latifolia isolate original U9 population chromosome 5, ASM4854445v1, whole genome shotgun sequence encodes the following:
- the LOC141655606 gene encoding uncharacterized protein LOC141655606, yielding MTCGAGCALKVRRLNRLEEYYVSLLGTSMPVSHVNKKIVQSGVCLIMHHCEVLMEPVTGEEIRRAIFSIPGTKAPGPDGYSSQSSKTVGPLWDRRLSRVLPDIINPSQSVQGRDIVGNILICQDLIRLYKRKSCSPRMLMKLDLQKAYVSIEWVFVEEMLRALNFSQHMITLLMNCITTPSFSIALNGELVNEIGRATGMKLGAVPFKYLGLTVSPKRLVLIRAVLSNLHNYWARIFILPKTILKKIDSICREYLWHGQKDSASPALVAWDRVCRPKRQGGCGLHNLMIWNMAAVAKYVWWNETKADHLWVKWVHAIYIKDRTWKDYKPTSNSSWAWRKICQIKSIFKEILMPSSGVTAPYSTALGYKWLQAQDAVCEWYPWILNTWVVLKHGFISWLMGHNRLLTQDRLMNMQIIQSNLCYLCGLQQENHTHLFFKCEYNRRCCRMVSDWCAEMLPDEECIRWWCNKRYRSLSKKKIVGVILAGLIYHLWMARNKCKVDQAVLRPEQLVKFVQVDVCNRVKKFQYKCQSVNVKNWLDAFVKS